A part of Neodiprion pinetum isolate iyNeoPine1 chromosome 4, iyNeoPine1.2, whole genome shotgun sequence genomic DNA contains:
- the BI-1 gene encoding probable Bax inhibitor 1, which translates to MAPTLQSFVHSFNNKLEAPVRQHLKNVYGCLSLSTVSAAVGAYIHMYTGILEAGLLTTLGALGLLFALISTPDNDKNQKLRLGYLLGFAFLSGLGMGPLLEAVIVVDPSIIVTALVGTTVMFVSFSISAILAERGRWLYFGGTLMTMLNAILLISLANLFLRSPVVHQIHLYLGLFVMSGFVLYDTQLIIEKRRMGSKDFIAHSLDLFIDFIGVFRRLLIILTQKEQQNRKRKD; encoded by the exons ATGGCGCCTACGTTACAGTCATTCGTGCATTCTTTCAATAACAAATT ggAAGCACCGGTCAGACAACACTTGAAAAATGTCTATGGTTGCCTGTCACTTTCCACGGTGTCGGCGGCTGTTGGTGCGTACATTCACATGTACACCGGTATTCTGGAAGCCGGATTGTTGACGACACTTGGAGCTCTTGGACTCCTTTTTGCCCTGATATCAACACCAGATAATGATAAAAACCAGAAACTGCGTCTTGGCTATCTCCTTGGATTCGCATTCCTTTCTGGACTGGGAATGGGCCCGCTTTTGGAGGCGGTCATCGTTGTCGATCCCAGCATCATAGTCACTGCGTTAGTAG GCACTACGGTGATGTTTGTCTCATTCAGCATCTCAGCAATCCTAGCTGAACGAGGCCGCTGGTTATACTTTGGTGGAACTCTGATGACAATGTTGAATGCTATACTACTCATTTCATTGGCTAATCTCTTCTTACGCTCGCCTGTTGTTCACCAAATCCATTTATACTTGGGCCTATTTGTAATGTCAGGGTTTGTCCTGTACGACACACAACTTATCATTGAGAAGCGTCGCATGGGCAGCAAGGACTTTATCGCTCACTCTCTGGATCTCTTCATTGACTTTATTGGCGTTTTCCGTCGGCTTCTCATTATTCTTACCCAAAAG gaGCAACAAAATCGCAAACGTAAAGACTAA